The following proteins are co-located in the Paenibacillus sp. FSL H8-0079 genome:
- the sucC gene encoding ADP-forming succinate--CoA ligase subunit beta codes for MNIHEYQGKEVLKQYGVTVPNGKVAYTVDEAVAAAEALGSPVTVVKAQIHAGGRGKAGGVKVAKSTDEVRAYASEILGKVLVTHQTGPEGKEVKRLLIEEGCDIRKEYYVGVVVDRATGRVVMMASEEGGTEIEEVAEATPEKIFKEIIDPAIGLQVFQARKLAYSIKIPNELVNKAVKFMLALYTAFVEKDCSIAEINPLVVTGDGNVIALDAKLNFDSNALFRHKDILELRDLDEEDEKEIEASKYDLSYIALDGNIGCMVNGAGLAMATMDIIKYYGGDPANFLDVGGGATTEKVTEAFKIILSDAKVAGIFVNIFGGIMRCDVIANGVVEAAKQLGLTKPLVVRLEGTNVELGKRILGESGLNIVPADSMADGAQKIVALVK; via the coding sequence ATGAATATCCATGAATATCAAGGAAAAGAAGTACTGAAACAGTATGGAGTTACCGTTCCAAACGGAAAGGTTGCTTATACAGTCGATGAAGCGGTTGCGGCCGCAGAGGCATTGGGCAGTCCGGTGACTGTTGTTAAAGCGCAAATTCACGCAGGTGGCCGGGGTAAAGCTGGCGGCGTAAAAGTAGCGAAGAGCACGGATGAAGTTCGTGCCTATGCTTCCGAAATTCTGGGTAAAGTATTGGTGACACACCAGACTGGACCAGAAGGCAAAGAAGTGAAACGTCTTCTGATTGAAGAAGGATGCGATATCCGCAAAGAGTATTATGTGGGTGTTGTTGTGGACCGTGCCACAGGCCGTGTAGTTATGATGGCTTCCGAAGAAGGCGGTACTGAGATTGAAGAAGTAGCTGAAGCTACACCTGAGAAAATTTTCAAAGAAATTATTGACCCAGCTATTGGGTTGCAAGTGTTCCAGGCGCGTAAACTGGCTTACAGCATCAAGATTCCGAATGAACTGGTGAACAAAGCCGTTAAGTTCATGCTCGCGTTGTACACAGCTTTTGTCGAAAAAGATTGCTCTATTGCCGAGATCAATCCTCTCGTTGTTACCGGAGATGGAAACGTTATCGCGCTGGATGCGAAATTAAACTTTGACTCCAACGCTTTGTTCCGTCACAAAGATATTTTGGAACTGCGTGACCTGGATGAAGAGGATGAAAAAGAAATCGAAGCTTCCAAATACGACCTCAGCTACATAGCACTTGATGGCAACATCGGCTGTATGGTCAATGGTGCGGGACTTGCGATGGCGACGATGGACATTATCAAATACTACGGTGGAGACCCCGCCAACTTCCTTGACGTTGGGGGCGGTGCAACAACGGAGAAGGTGACTGAAGCATTTAAGATCATTTTGTCCGATGCCAAAGTAGCTGGAATCTTTGTTAACATCTTCGGTGGCATCATGCGCTGTGATGTTATCGCCAACGGTGTTGTTGAAGCGGCGAAGCAACTTGGCCTGACCAAACCGCTGGTTGTTCGTCTTGAAGGAACTAACGTGGAGCTTGGCAAACGTATTTTGGGCGAATCTGGCCTGAATATTGTTCCTGCTGATTCCATGGCCGATGGTGCACAGAAAATTGTTGCCCTCGTAAAATAA
- a CDS encoding EscU/YscU/HrcU family type III secretion system export apparatus switch protein: MKDESSQPDLLSKKAVALKYVPGESEAPVVVAKGRGKVAEAILDKAKENGVAVQEDAALVEVLSKLDLDEQIPAELYQLVAEVLTYVYRADRLASGREEDESW; encoded by the coding sequence ATGAAAGACGAGTCGTCACAACCGGACCTGCTCTCCAAAAAAGCGGTTGCCCTAAAATATGTTCCTGGAGAGAGCGAAGCACCCGTTGTGGTAGCGAAGGGCCGCGGCAAAGTGGCAGAAGCCATTCTGGATAAAGCCAAGGAAAACGGGGTGGCTGTTCAGGAGGATGCAGCACTTGTGGAAGTACTCTCCAAGTTGGATCTGGATGAACAGATTCCAGCAGAACTGTATCAGCTGGTCGCAGAGGTTCTAACGTATGTCTATCGTGCAGATCGACTGGCTTCGGGACGTGAGGAAGATGAATCATGGTAG
- a CDS encoding DNA ligase has protein sequence MNIGSMIKGLMGDSKPGNAKPLELKEGQVVRGSVVSVSDDGGEAVLQIQGVQVRAKLETPLRPGETTLLQVQPPGENGITVMKPMTGTLAELPQASLNNLLKDVGLPDTKGNRELLLAMQRSGLPLTKDNVAMVQNMMTAKPAQVPVEEWVQATGIAFQRGLPVTAETVKGLHQTVFGPPLHQLLSGLADQLETMLTQTTGKPLLPGEQSAALKPAVVAGAPVVPNAPQTEEGLVASGNGRQVTGTGTPALSTQQGQAALAGGISMTDGGAEDAGTAVKGNVQTGGGTGNAEAGAKAVASNVETAGKGGAGIPSGTGIPGESPRGADAGQAGSRPGTAGAAAESVAGRVIAGQPETAAAGRTDGRAETPAAAGAPSAAAPTAAQLAPKLLALLDALRSASTAAPAQPGAAAQAAPALQGGQAAAAAGGVPQPLPAGADAPPAGGSAAAPAGAAALPAPVTHEGDPWVGRVLKLLGAEHEQQAVHGAAAQPRVGDAASPANADTLKGLLLQLASSDGATAALKDAAGQAVQYLTGQQLLLTTDRSATFAQMHWFIPITGPDGEETASVQIQSRRGPRGELDASNCRLWFDLDMKSLGPTLVDVHVVNNIVSLRVLNDREGMGPLLESGREVIHQALDKLGYQLLTFKAEPWPVGQEPGAERKMTASDYSPERYKGVDLKV, from the coding sequence TTGAATATCGGTTCCATGATAAAGGGGTTAATGGGAGACAGTAAGCCCGGCAATGCCAAACCGCTTGAATTAAAGGAAGGTCAGGTGGTTCGTGGCTCCGTCGTTAGTGTATCCGATGATGGGGGAGAAGCAGTTCTGCAGATTCAAGGTGTGCAAGTGCGCGCCAAGTTGGAGACTCCACTCCGTCCGGGTGAGACCACGTTGCTTCAAGTGCAACCTCCAGGTGAAAATGGCATAACGGTAATGAAACCTATGACGGGTACACTTGCTGAGCTGCCACAAGCTTCGCTGAACAACCTGCTTAAGGATGTAGGACTGCCGGATACAAAAGGGAACCGGGAACTGTTACTTGCCATGCAGCGTAGCGGATTGCCGCTAACGAAGGATAATGTGGCTATGGTCCAGAATATGATGACTGCTAAACCTGCACAGGTCCCTGTGGAAGAATGGGTGCAGGCGACGGGAATTGCTTTTCAGCGTGGTCTTCCGGTTACGGCGGAAACAGTAAAAGGATTACACCAGACGGTGTTTGGCCCCCCTCTGCACCAGTTGTTAAGCGGGTTGGCTGACCAGTTGGAAACGATGCTGACTCAAACAACAGGTAAACCACTATTGCCTGGAGAACAATCTGCTGCGTTGAAACCAGCAGTCGTGGCTGGTGCACCTGTTGTACCGAATGCTCCACAGACGGAAGAAGGATTGGTTGCATCAGGCAATGGTCGTCAGGTGACTGGAACGGGAACACCTGCTTTGTCAACGCAACAAGGACAAGCGGCGTTGGCAGGTGGTATATCCATGACGGATGGCGGGGCAGAGGATGCAGGTACTGCGGTTAAAGGAAACGTGCAGACCGGCGGAGGCACCGGAAATGCTGAAGCCGGGGCAAAGGCAGTTGCCAGCAACGTTGAAACGGCTGGCAAAGGGGGTGCAGGTATTCCGTCTGGAACTGGAATACCTGGAGAGAGCCCGCGCGGGGCTGACGCGGGGCAGGCTGGGAGCCGCCCGGGTACAGCGGGGGCGGCAGCAGAATCTGTGGCTGGCCGTGTAATTGCAGGCCAGCCTGAAACAGCCGCGGCCGGGCGGACTGACGGCCGCGCTGAAACGCCTGCTGCTGCGGGGGCACCGTCCGCAGCAGCGCCTACGGCAGCGCAGCTGGCGCCCAAGCTGCTGGCGCTGCTGGACGCTTTGCGCAGCGCGTCCACTGCCGCACCGGCACAGCCTGGTGCGGCAGCACAGGCCGCCCCTGCATTGCAGGGCGGCCAGGCGGCTGCGGCTGCCGGAGGCGTGCCGCAGCCGTTGCCAGCCGGCGCTGATGCGCCGCCGGCTGGCGGTAGTGCCGCAGCACCTGCGGGAGCTGCGGCACTACCCGCGCCTGTCACCCACGAGGGGGACCCGTGGGTGGGGCGCGTGCTGAAGCTGCTCGGTGCGGAGCACGAGCAGCAGGCCGTTCACGGCGCGGCAGCGCAGCCGCGCGTGGGGGATGCGGCGAGTCCGGCGAATGCGGACACGCTGAAGGGCTTGCTGCTGCAGCTTGCCAGCAGCGACGGTGCGACGGCGGCACTCAAGGATGCCGCCGGACAAGCGGTGCAATATCTGACAGGTCAGCAGTTATTGCTGACGACAGATCGCAGTGCTACGTTTGCACAGATGCACTGGTTTATTCCGATCACCGGACCGGACGGGGAAGAAACAGCTTCCGTTCAGATTCAATCACGTCGTGGACCTCGTGGAGAGCTGGATGCGTCCAACTGCCGTCTATGGTTCGATCTGGACATGAAAAGTCTTGGGCCTACACTGGTAGATGTCCATGTGGTTAACAACATTGTCAGTCTGCGTGTATTGAATGATCGCGAAGGAATGGGACCGCTCCTGGAGAGCGGAAGAGAGGTAATCCATCAGGCATTGGACAAGCTGGGCTATCAATTGCTGACCTTCAAGGCTGAACCATGGCCTGTGGGCCAGGAGCCGGGCGCGGAGCGGAAAATGACGGCCTCGGATTATAGTCCTGAACGTTACAAAGGGGTGGACTTGAAGGTATGA
- a CDS encoding YraN family protein — MVEHRSGKAPGLKLTRQQKGRLGEEAACHWLRENDYRIIRQNWRCRSGEIDIIASCEGLIVFVEVRSRSGAAQYGTPQESVDMRKMQQVRSTASVYLQMTGETDQQIRFDVIAVMLDQAGETVSVNHIVNAF, encoded by the coding sequence ATGGTAGAACATAGATCAGGCAAGGCTCCGGGACTGAAGCTTACACGACAACAGAAGGGCCGATTAGGCGAAGAAGCCGCCTGTCACTGGTTGCGAGAGAACGACTATCGGATCATCAGACAGAACTGGCGTTGTCGTAGCGGTGAGATTGACATCATTGCTTCCTGCGAGGGCCTGATTGTTTTTGTGGAAGTAAGAAGCAGAAGTGGAGCCGCTCAGTATGGTACACCTCAGGAGTCGGTCGATATGCGTAAAATGCAGCAGGTGCGTTCAACCGCATCCGTTTATTTGCAAATGACAGGAGAGACGGATCAACAGATCCGTTTTGATGTAATTGCTGTGATGCTTGATCAAGCGGGAGAGACGGTCTCGGTGAATCATATTGTTAATGCATTTTAA
- the ylqF gene encoding ribosome biogenesis GTPase YlqF, protein MTIQWFPGHMTRARRQIQDKLKLIDVVIELLDARLPVSSRNPMIDEILLDKPRMILLNKSDLADAKVTQEWIEYFKKEGITAFPVDASTGTNVKDIPVQAKLLLKEKIDRQIAKGINPRAVRGLIVGIPNVGKSTLINRLAGRSIALTGDRPGVTKGQQWIKVGKEMELLDTPGILWPKFEDQNVGYRLAVTGAIKEEILNAEDIAFFGISYLMRYYWDALEKRYGLQEFSKDADDSDSVIAIMEQVGRIRGCVVSGGRIDLEKASRAFLRELRAGKMGRFSMEAPY, encoded by the coding sequence GTGACGATACAATGGTTTCCAGGTCATATGACTCGAGCCAGACGCCAGATTCAGGATAAGTTAAAGCTCATCGACGTGGTCATCGAACTGTTGGATGCCCGTCTGCCTGTCTCCAGCCGTAATCCGATGATTGACGAAATATTGCTGGATAAACCCCGGATGATTTTGTTGAACAAGTCGGATTTGGCAGATGCCAAAGTGACGCAAGAATGGATTGAATATTTTAAAAAAGAGGGAATTACCGCCTTTCCTGTGGATGCCTCGACAGGCACTAATGTTAAAGACATTCCGGTACAGGCGAAGCTTCTTCTGAAAGAAAAAATTGATCGTCAAATTGCTAAAGGAATTAACCCTCGTGCGGTTCGCGGATTGATTGTGGGTATTCCGAATGTTGGTAAATCAACACTGATTAACCGACTGGCTGGACGGAGTATTGCGTTAACAGGAGATCGTCCTGGTGTGACGAAGGGGCAGCAGTGGATTAAGGTAGGCAAAGAAATGGAGCTATTGGATACTCCAGGTATTCTTTGGCCCAAGTTCGAAGATCAAAATGTAGGTTATCGTCTTGCTGTAACAGGTGCGATCAAAGAGGAAATTCTGAATGCAGAGGATATCGCCTTTTTTGGAATCAGCTACCTGATGCGTTATTACTGGGACGCCCTGGAAAAGAGATACGGACTTCAGGAGTTCTCCAAGGATGCAGATGATTCAGACAGTGTTATTGCGATTATGGAACAAGTCGGCCGTATCCGTGGATGTGTTGTAAGCGGTGGACGTATTGATCTGGAAAAGGCATCACGAGCATTTCTGCGTGAACTGCGAGCCGGTAAAATGGGACGTTTCTCTATGGAAGCTCCCTATTAA
- a CDS encoding ribonuclease HII encodes MVENNEEIGLNLLDTPIGPKKKKEVSEPRDLLLYEREYWDSGFERIAGIDEVGRGCLFGDVVAAAVILPKDLILEGVNDSKKLTEKKRDALYDVIMEKALAVGIGYADAETIDRLNIKQAARLAMKRAVEALGETPDYMLVDAEKVDVNVPQLSIIKGDANSQSIAAASIIAKVTRDRLCKEEWDTLYPEYGLSIHKGYATKVHREQIMALGATPMHRRSFLGNLLGEQQSLF; translated from the coding sequence ATGGTTGAAAATAATGAAGAGATCGGGTTGAATCTACTGGATACTCCGATTGGACCAAAGAAGAAAAAAGAAGTCAGTGAACCTCGAGATCTGTTGCTCTATGAGCGGGAGTATTGGGACAGTGGATTTGAACGTATTGCTGGTATTGATGAGGTGGGACGGGGCTGTTTGTTTGGGGATGTTGTGGCAGCGGCGGTTATTTTACCGAAGGATCTCATCCTGGAAGGCGTGAATGACTCCAAGAAATTAACGGAGAAAAAACGTGATGCATTATATGACGTCATTATGGAAAAAGCGCTGGCGGTAGGTATCGGGTATGCGGATGCAGAGACAATTGATCGGCTTAACATCAAACAGGCTGCGAGACTTGCGATGAAACGTGCGGTTGAAGCATTGGGAGAAACTCCTGATTATATGCTGGTGGATGCCGAGAAGGTGGATGTGAATGTACCTCAACTGTCCATTATTAAAGGGGATGCTAATAGTCAATCGATCGCAGCGGCATCTATTATTGCCAAGGTAACGCGAGATCGGCTGTGTAAGGAAGAATGGGATACGTTATATCCGGAATATGGTTTGTCGATACATAAAGGATATGCAACAAAAGTTCATCGGGAGCAAATTATGGCATTGGGGGCAACCCCGATGCATCGGCGCAGTTTTCTGGGCAACCTGCTTGGAGAGCAGCAATCTTTGTTTTAA
- a CDS encoding paeninodin family lasso peptide, which produces MKELQSTSNNTVKQVWECPRMEVLDISETMNGGQGIWQYVWDGEFWKLELMVS; this is translated from the coding sequence ATGAAAGAGCTTCAGAGTACTTCGAACAACACAGTAAAACAAGTATGGGAGTGCCCTCGGATGGAAGTGCTGGATATCAGCGAGACCATGAACGGTGGACAGGGGATTTGGCAATATGTTTGGGACGGAGAATTCTGGAAGCTTGAACTTATGGTCAGTTAA
- the lepB gene encoding signal peptidase I — MEQEVQHDRGNPAEEKDSRSKKAKNEIVEWLKAIVIALVLVILIRWLLFKPFVVDGPSMQPNFETGERVIVNEILYDIREPKRGEVIVFHVPTEGRDFIKRVIAVEGDTVEVQDDTVMVNGKKVDETYIQGAIDAAEANGGTYNVKDFPNEQFPDGKVPAGHVFVMGDNRPNSTDSRMIGYVSLEDIIGRADVIFWPIGEIKWINH, encoded by the coding sequence ATGGAACAAGAAGTTCAACATGACCGGGGCAATCCTGCCGAAGAGAAAGACAGTCGATCCAAAAAAGCTAAAAATGAAATTGTTGAATGGCTTAAAGCCATCGTTATCGCATTAGTTCTCGTTATTCTGATTCGGTGGTTGCTCTTCAAACCGTTTGTTGTGGATGGTCCGTCCATGCAGCCGAACTTTGAAACAGGTGAACGTGTGATCGTCAACGAAATCTTATATGATATCAGAGAACCGAAACGCGGTGAGGTTATCGTCTTCCACGTACCAACCGAAGGTCGAGATTTCATTAAACGTGTTATTGCTGTAGAAGGTGATACGGTGGAGGTTCAGGACGATACCGTAATGGTTAACGGTAAAAAGGTTGATGAAACGTATATTCAAGGAGCCATTGATGCAGCTGAAGCAAATGGTGGAACATATAACGTGAAGGATTTCCCGAATGAACAGTTCCCTGATGGCAAAGTGCCGGCAGGTCATGTGTTTGTTATGGGAGACAACCGTCCAAATAGTACAGACAGCCGTATGATCGGTTATGTTTCGTTAGAAGATATTATTGGTCGTGCAGATGTTATTTTCTGGCCGATCGGTGAGATCAAGTGGATCAACCACTGA
- a CDS encoding carboxypeptidase-like regulatory domain-containing protein encodes MQTSIKRIIRLSTLSLCFILFGIMYSGVSYAAEPPSQASVSGKVIDRQGLPVKDATVKYWLDYRGDTSEKSVKTDGNGRYRIIESVEDNTDITFVVEAEGYVTYRHYSSYGLSGGEQI; translated from the coding sequence ATGCAGACAAGTATCAAACGGATAATTCGACTAAGTACACTATCTTTATGTTTCATTTTGTTTGGGATCATGTATTCCGGAGTTTCTTATGCAGCCGAACCACCTAGCCAGGCAAGTGTGTCAGGTAAAGTTATTGATCGTCAGGGATTACCTGTCAAGGACGCTACTGTCAAGTATTGGCTTGATTATCGTGGGGATACGTCAGAGAAAAGCGTGAAGACGGATGGGAATGGACGGTATCGTATTATAGAGTCCGTTGAAGACAATACGGACATTACTTTTGTAGTTGAAGCAGAGGGTTATGTGACGTACAGACACTATAGCTCCTACGGATTGTCCGGTGGAGAACAAATATAG
- a CDS encoding MarR family transcriptional regulator, whose amino-acid sequence MQTDSLKLDNQLCFAIYACSREITKMYQPYLEVLGVTYSQYLVLMVLWEREECTVKEIGEALYLDSGTLTPLLKRLQSAGLINRERSAQDERKVLITLTDSGRELRNKALSVPASIQGDACLNSTEFEALLGQFKGLLEKVHETNTNAAKK is encoded by the coding sequence ATGCAGACGGACAGTTTGAAGCTGGATAACCAATTATGCTTTGCCATATATGCTTGTTCACGTGAGATTACGAAGATGTACCAGCCTTATCTGGAGGTGCTCGGCGTAACGTATTCACAGTATCTGGTTCTAATGGTGTTGTGGGAACGTGAAGAATGCACGGTTAAGGAGATCGGGGAGGCGCTATACCTTGATTCGGGAACATTGACACCACTTCTCAAACGTTTGCAGTCGGCAGGACTTATTAATCGCGAACGCTCGGCTCAGGATGAACGTAAAGTATTAATTACACTAACCGACTCCGGCCGTGAGCTTCGGAATAAGGCATTGTCGGTACCTGCATCCATTCAGGGAGACGCGTGTTTGAACAGCACGGAGTTTGAAGCTTTACTGGGTCAGTTCAAAGGATTACTGGAAAAAGTGCACGAAACCAACACGAACGCAGCCAAAAAATAG
- a CDS encoding YifB family Mg chelatase-like AAA ATPase, with the protein MYGKLHSACLYGIDGVLIEVETDLSNGLPQTSIIGLPDSAIREAVERVRAAIKNCGYQYPLQRITINLAPADLRKEGSSFDLAIAIGLLMTSGQLVLPPQERTLVVGELALDGSIRSVPGILSMVDLAKRQGFTSVLLPLDNVEEASLIRGIQVFGIRHLQDIAPENLDQSASSVGVSNKANAGPVVLKNYAHLATPTTDKTQRVVDRRPEQTSFCADDYSDVLGQHHVKRALMIAAAGMHNILLVGPPGTGKTMLIKRLPSILPPLSEDEALEVTKVLSAAGKLKEAPQGLIADRPFRSPHHTISTSGLIGGGGIPKPGEVSLAHRGILFLDELPEFQRQVLEVLRQPLEDRTVTISRARAAFTFPAQFMLACSMNPCPCGYLSAHSEEQRCICSPARVAAYRAKISGPLLDRIDLQVEVPPPGEWRKSAASPSSAEMQAKVIHAHQIQAARYAQSSVRWNSQLSGTLLRRTIHLPQEAEQLLEQTLQTLNLSMRAHDRIIKMAQTIADLDHDGEIMTAHVAEAIQYRQLDLNLF; encoded by the coding sequence ATGTACGGGAAATTGCATAGTGCGTGTTTGTACGGAATTGATGGCGTTCTGATTGAGGTGGAAACCGATCTATCCAATGGTCTGCCACAAACGTCCATCATCGGATTACCAGATTCAGCCATTCGTGAGGCCGTTGAACGTGTTCGTGCAGCGATTAAAAACTGTGGATATCAGTATCCGTTACAGCGAATCACAATCAATCTGGCCCCCGCTGATCTGCGCAAGGAAGGGTCTTCCTTTGATCTGGCCATTGCTATTGGTTTACTTATGACAAGTGGCCAGCTTGTACTCCCTCCTCAGGAACGAACATTAGTCGTTGGCGAACTGGCATTGGACGGTTCGATCAGGTCAGTGCCTGGCATTTTATCCATGGTGGATCTGGCCAAACGGCAAGGCTTTACGTCCGTGCTCCTTCCATTGGATAATGTGGAGGAAGCGTCACTGATTCGAGGTATTCAAGTGTTTGGCATTCGCCATTTGCAAGATATCGCACCGGAAAACTTAGATCAATCTGCGAGTTCGGTTGGAGTGTCAAATAAAGCTAATGCAGGACCGGTCGTATTAAAAAATTATGCTCACCTCGCTACTCCTACAACAGATAAGACTCAAAGGGTGGTGGATAGAAGGCCGGAACAAACGTCATTTTGCGCAGATGACTATAGCGATGTTCTGGGGCAGCATCATGTAAAACGCGCGCTTATGATTGCTGCAGCAGGCATGCATAACATATTGCTCGTTGGACCGCCAGGCACGGGCAAAACGATGTTAATCAAACGTCTGCCTTCCATCCTTCCTCCTTTGTCAGAAGATGAAGCGTTGGAAGTCACCAAAGTATTAAGTGCCGCAGGCAAATTGAAGGAAGCCCCTCAAGGCCTGATTGCAGACAGACCTTTTCGCTCCCCGCATCACACGATATCTACCTCTGGTCTAATTGGAGGCGGTGGTATTCCGAAACCGGGTGAAGTGAGCCTGGCCCACCGGGGGATATTGTTTCTGGATGAATTACCTGAGTTCCAGCGCCAGGTATTGGAGGTATTAAGGCAACCGTTAGAGGATCGCACAGTGACGATTAGTCGGGCGCGGGCAGCATTCACCTTTCCCGCCCAGTTTATGCTCGCATGTTCCATGAATCCCTGCCCCTGCGGATATTTGTCCGCTCATTCGGAGGAGCAGCGCTGTATATGCAGTCCAGCCCGTGTTGCCGCGTACCGAGCCAAAATTTCAGGACCATTGCTGGATCGTATCGATCTTCAGGTCGAGGTTCCTCCACCAGGCGAGTGGCGTAAATCAGCTGCCTCACCTTCCTCTGCAGAAATGCAGGCAAAAGTCATCCATGCTCATCAAATTCAGGCTGCACGTTATGCCCAAAGTTCAGTCCGTTGGAATAGCCAGCTTTCGGGCACGCTTTTGCGACGAACGATCCATCTCCCTCAAGAGGCAGAGCAACTGCTAGAGCAAACACTACAAACGTTAAACTTGAGCATGCGTGCACATGATCGGATTATCAAGATGGCACAGACGATTGCCGATCTGGACCATGATGGTGAAATTATGACAGCTCATGTGGCTGAAGCCATCCAGTATCGTCAATTGGATCTTAATTTATTTTGA
- a CDS encoding nitroreductase — MSKATKTTNEVRNAIENRRTVKKFKKEAVPTQQIIELLDTAVWAPNHKLREPWRFLLFTGNGRKKLAEAIDAEMGEDNKFSANIMQVPSVMLVVLEEDPRQNIWDEDFAAVSALVQNFMLAAWSEDIGTFWVTKPFLYAPKFRKPLGIEAGEKIIGMIYMGYPDVIPSAKERTPAKDKLTLFE, encoded by the coding sequence ATGAGTAAAGCTACGAAAACAACGAATGAAGTCAGAAATGCGATTGAAAACCGTCGTACGGTGAAGAAATTTAAAAAAGAAGCTGTTCCTACACAGCAAATCATAGAGTTGCTGGACACCGCAGTCTGGGCTCCTAACCATAAACTGCGTGAACCTTGGAGATTTTTGTTGTTTACCGGAAATGGACGGAAGAAACTGGCTGAGGCTATTGATGCAGAAATGGGAGAAGACAATAAATTCTCAGCCAATATTATGCAAGTTCCATCTGTTATGCTTGTCGTGCTGGAAGAAGATCCAAGACAGAATATCTGGGACGAAGACTTCGCTGCGGTCAGTGCATTGGTTCAGAACTTTATGCTTGCAGCCTGGAGTGAAGACATTGGTACGTTCTGGGTGACCAAGCCATTCCTGTACGCTCCCAAATTCCGCAAACCGCTTGGAATAGAGGCGGGTGAGAAGATTATAGGTATGATCTATATGGGATATCCTGATGTTATTCCTTCTGCCAAAGAACGTACGCCAGCCAAGGATAAACTGACTCTTTTTGAATAA
- the rplS gene encoding 50S ribosomal protein L19, which yields MNIVQAITQEQLRKDLPSFRPGDTLKVHVKVIEGTRERIQLFEGVVIKRRGGGISETFTVRKISYGVGVERAFPLHSPKIDRIEVARRGKVRRAKLYYLRELRGKAARIKEIR from the coding sequence ATGAATATCGTTCAAGCGATTACACAAGAACAACTTCGCAAGGATCTTCCGAGTTTTCGTCCTGGTGACACTTTGAAAGTGCACGTTAAGGTAATCGAGGGAACTCGCGAGCGTATCCAATTGTTCGAAGGTGTTGTGATTAAACGCCGTGGTGGTGGAATCAGTGAGACTTTTACAGTTCGTAAAATTTCTTACGGTGTAGGTGTGGAAAGAGCTTTCCCGCTTCATTCCCCAAAAATCGATAGAATCGAAGTGGCTCGCCGTGGTAAAGTTCGTCGTGCGAAGCTTTATTATCTTCGTGAACTACGCGGTAAAGCAGCGAGAATTAAAGAAATTCGTTAA
- a CDS encoding carboxypeptidase-like regulatory domain-containing protein gives MGTVKDQAGRPVPDARIKVTSVFDRIVKTDQQGRYAVTGIDYAYNPNTAIWVDADDYMLYEQDRLGVREGGTLRLDVVLTEAAHVRGKVVDESGNPVSGAKVNAGGSATTDAQGNYFIKRVPTGTRTITGEATGYLKSSQSVTLVQGDRNTFNIVLKKDADITPPVTKYRLVPITDTVNGKLYIKGFTFRLQATDEVKGSGVKTTQYRINGGAWKNYEGPVKFYAPDVKVVEYYSTDVAGNQEKYNKMDFVNGTFEGNGTFEGESYD, from the coding sequence GTGGGAACTGTCAAAGATCAGGCAGGCAGACCTGTTCCAGATGCTCGCATAAAAGTGACAAGTGTCTTTGATCGTATAGTGAAAACGGATCAGCAAGGTCGATATGCGGTTACAGGAATTGATTACGCCTATAATCCGAACACTGCAATTTGGGTAGATGCCGATGATTATATGCTATATGAACAGGATCGCTTGGGTGTCCGTGAGGGAGGAACCTTAAGATTGGATGTTGTTTTGACTGAAGCAGCACACGTGCGGGGAAAAGTTGTAGATGAGTCGGGCAATCCAGTAAGTGGGGCTAAAGTTAATGCTGGAGGTTCGGCAACAACAGATGCTCAAGGCAACTATTTTATAAAGCGCGTGCCAACAGGGACCAGAACAATAACGGGGGAGGCAACCGGATACTTAAAATCGAGCCAAAGTGTTACCCTCGTACAAGGAGATCGGAATACGTTTAATATCGTACTTAAGAAAGATGCAGACATTACACCTCCAGTAACCAAGTACAGATTAGTTCCTATTACAGATACAGTTAATGGGAAGCTATACATCAAAGGATTTACATTTAGACTACAGGCAACAGACGAAGTCAAAGGTTCAGGTGTGAAGACGACACAATATCGAATTAATGGAGGGGCATGGAAGAACTATGAAGGACCCGTCAAGTTTTATGCCCCTGATGTCAAGGTGGTAGAGTACTATAGTACAGATGTTGCAGGTAACCAGGAGAAGTACAATAAAATGGACTTTGTTAATGGCACATTTGAAGGGAATGGCACGTTTGAAGGGGAGAGTTACGATTGA